A DNA window from Barnesiella intestinihominis YIT 11860 contains the following coding sequences:
- a CDS encoding ABC transporter ATP-binding protein, producing the protein MIEVNNISKSFDGKVILHNVSAKFYSGKTNLIIGQSGSGKTVLMKCIVGLMQPDKGQVIYDGRDITSMSASQIKELRNEIGMLFQGSALFDSETVLGNVMFPLRMFTRDTYAACKKRAEFCLERVNLKGVNDLYPSEISGGMQKRVAIARAIALNPKYLFCDEPNSGLDPKTSILIDELLSDITHEYNITTIINTHDMNSVIGIGENIVFINKGHREWVGNRAKIFTSSNEALNDFVFATRLFKEVKGYMIEEYRKHESADE; encoded by the coding sequence ATGATAGAAGTTAATAATATATCCAAATCATTCGACGGGAAAGTCATTCTACACAATGTCTCCGCCAAATTCTACTCAGGAAAGACAAACTTAATTATCGGGCAAAGTGGATCGGGCAAAACGGTATTGATGAAATGTATCGTTGGTCTCATGCAACCCGATAAAGGACAAGTTATTTATGACGGTAGAGACATCACTTCGATGTCGGCTTCACAAATTAAAGAACTTCGGAACGAAATAGGCATGCTATTTCAAGGCTCGGCCCTATTCGATTCAGAGACGGTATTGGGCAATGTCATGTTTCCGCTAAGAATGTTCACACGAGACACCTATGCCGCTTGTAAAAAAAGAGCAGAATTTTGTTTAGAGCGTGTTAATCTAAAAGGAGTTAACGATTTGTATCCGTCGGAGATCAGCGGAGGTATGCAAAAACGCGTGGCGATAGCTCGTGCCATCGCATTGAATCCCAAATACTTATTTTGTGACGAGCCTAACTCGGGACTCGATCCGAAAACCTCTATCCTTATCGACGAATTATTAAGCGATATTACACACGAATACAATATAACGACAATCATCAATACCCACGATATGAACTCTGTAATAGGAATCGGTGAAAATATTGTCTTTATTAATAAAGGACACAGAGAGTGGGTAGGAAATCGTGCCAAAATATTCACATCATCTAACGAAGCTCTGAACGACTTTGTCTTTGCGACTCGCTTATTCAAGGAAGTAAAAGGCTATATGATCGAAGAATACCGCAAACACGAATCGGCCGACGAATGA
- a CDS encoding MlaE family ABC transporter permease: MQDSLKKFGDYVLLMRRVFTIPDRWREFFKRYISEIYKLGIDSIPIVITISVFIGAVIAIQMQKNVVSPMIPAYAVGLATRDVILLEFSSSILCLILAGKVGSNIASEIGTMRVTEQIDALEIMGVNSANLLILPKIAAMVSFIPVLVVFSMASGITGGFLIAQFTDIISVSKYIYGLQSFFNEYYIWQAIFKALFFAFVISSVASYYGYKVKGGALEVGQASTDSVVVSSVIVLLLDVVLTQILF; the protein is encoded by the coding sequence ATACAAGATTCATTAAAAAAGTTCGGAGATTACGTCTTGTTAATGAGACGCGTATTTACAATACCGGACCGATGGAGAGAGTTTTTCAAAAGATATATTTCCGAAATATACAAATTAGGAATAGACTCTATTCCCATCGTCATTACTATTTCCGTTTTCATCGGAGCCGTGATTGCCATACAAATGCAAAAGAATGTGGTATCGCCCATGATACCGGCCTACGCCGTAGGATTGGCTACCCGAGATGTCATCTTATTGGAATTTTCCTCTTCCATACTATGTCTGATCTTGGCCGGTAAAGTCGGGTCAAACATAGCCTCCGAAATAGGAACCATGCGGGTAACCGAGCAAATAGACGCACTCGAAATTATGGGTGTCAACTCTGCCAACCTGTTGATATTACCCAAAATCGCGGCAATGGTCTCTTTCATTCCGGTGTTGGTCGTGTTCAGTATGGCGAGTGGTATTACAGGCGGATTCCTGATAGCCCAATTCACCGACATAATTTCCGTGTCAAAATACATCTATGGACTACAAAGTTTTTTTAATGAATATTACATTTGGCAAGCCATATTCAAAGCACTCTTCTTCGCCTTTGTCATCAGTAGCGTAGCCTCGTACTATGGATACAAAGTGAAAGGCGGAGCACTCGAAGTCGGGCAAGCCAGTACCGACTCTGTCGTGGTAAGCAGCGTTATCGTTCTTCTTCTCGACGTGGTTCTCACTCAAATTTTATTTTGA
- the lptB gene encoding LPS export ABC transporter ATP-binding protein: MVLRTEDLVKKYRQRTVVNHVSIDVTQGEIVGLLGPNGAGKTTTFYMTTGLITPNQGHIYLNDLDITDYPVYKRAQIGIGYLAQEASVFRKLSVEDNIRCVLEMTHTTKEYQRDKLESLIAEFRLQKVRKNLGDQLSGGERRRTEIARCLAISPKFIMLDEPFAGVDPIAVEDIQSIVYKLKEKNIGILITDHNAPETLSITDRAYLLFEGKILFQGTSEELAENPVVREKYLGRNFIFHRKKFL, from the coding sequence ATGGTGCTGCGAACCGAAGATTTGGTAAAGAAATATCGTCAGCGGACGGTTGTGAACCATGTGTCGATAGATGTTACACAGGGGGAAATCGTGGGGTTGTTGGGCCCGAATGGCGCAGGAAAGACAACGACTTTCTATATGACGACCGGATTGATAACCCCCAATCAGGGGCATATTTATCTGAATGATCTCGACATTACAGATTATCCGGTTTATAAACGGGCGCAAATCGGTATCGGGTATTTGGCGCAAGAGGCTTCGGTGTTTCGCAAGTTGTCGGTGGAAGATAATATCCGGTGTGTCTTGGAAATGACTCATACCACCAAAGAGTATCAGCGGGATAAACTGGAAAGTTTAATCGCTGAGTTTCGATTACAGAAGGTACGTAAAAATTTGGGAGACCAACTATCGGGAGGAGAAAGGCGTAGAACCGAAATTGCACGCTGTTTGGCTATTAGTCCTAAATTTATTATGCTCGATGAGCCTTTTGCAGGAGTCGATCCTATTGCCGTGGAAGATATCCAGTCTATTGTATATAAGCTGAAAGAAAAAAATATCGGCATTTTGATAACCGACCATAATGCGCCTGAAACACTGAGTATTACCGACCGTGCTTATTTATTATTCGAGGGTAAAATACTTTTTCAGGGCACATCGGAGGAACTGGCAGAAAATCCCGTTGTCCGGGAAAAATATTTAGGGCGTAATTTTATCTT